Genomic DNA from Cucurbita pepo subsp. pepo cultivar mu-cu-16 chromosome LG13, ASM280686v2, whole genome shotgun sequence:
TGGAAATTGTCCCACTTGAGTTTCATTTGCATCACCATTGGAATCtactaatttatatttttttttaataatatttaattcattattaaagttttgtgaaatacaaaattaaaaactcgAGCTTATAGACGATTAGACATTTCGTATGAATGTAGCCGAAGAGTTCAAAACGTTCATAATCCTCTTTAATGGACACTATATTTAGTTTAGATTCATTCTCATTACAAACGTTTGAGGTATAATGTTCCATACCGAGATTTGACGCTCGAATTTGAAACCTGATGACTTTAGTATTCCTATGCATCTCATGCGACATGACTACGTTACTTGCTTGTCTCGAAATACTTGTAAAGATGATATTATTctcacagaccaacacgagtcacGTGCTTCCTAAAATTAAGATGTTGCGATTGGGTTAGCCCACTTAGCCCAAAGAAGCATGGGCTAAACCCAAGATTAAGcccattaataattaaaaaatattttttaacttttaaaagtttttaaaaaacaaccttaaattttcaaaaaaattattaatattattaaatattgttaaaaacttcaaaaaaattaataattattataaaaagggtaaaaatcGGAGATAAACTATAAGGGGTCGACATACCATCCATAtattaatagtaaaaaaaattaatttttttttaataaaagttaagGTTGTTAATgctactttttaaaattttctggatattttttaaaaaggtattaataaattttttaaaaaatttaaagataatttgaatagtatttttttaaggaaagtATACGATCAAGaggtaattatattttttaattacggtaattagaaaatatgagTTGACTTGTTAAGAGTGTTGAATAAGTTAATAACGACAATTAAGATAATGTTCACaacgaaataaaaaacatgaacaaagTAATTATAGAAAAGTCgtcgtttttaaaaaaaatattgatctTGCGGTACCAACCGTACAATGTCAAACAAATCGTACGGTCGAGAAAGGTNaaaaaaaaaaaaaaaaaaaaaaaaaaacaaaatttttgcAATTATTTGTCATTTTCAAAAGTCAAAATCCTTCCTTCATGGCCAGCCTTGCCTGTGAGAGTCAAAGTAAACGGACTTATCTTCAAGCTTGTGCATTGAATATTTTTGAGTCAAATAATGGTGGCTTCTTGCTCAAGTTGTCTCAACATTTGAAATCTTCCCTAATAAAGTTCTCAGATTTTGGGAACTTGTTGAAGTTtcagaagaggaagaaaaatgcAGAGGAAGTATCTAGTTCAGGTGGAGGAGGGTAAGGAAGCCGCCGCCGGACGGCCGTCGGTCGGGCCGGTTTACCGGAGTGTTTTTGCTAAAGATGGGTTTCCTCCGTCGGTTCAAGGCTTGGAAACCTGCTGGGATATATTTAGGTATGTATTTTTTCTGGTTTGTTAGTCTTTTTTGATGGATGAGAAACCCCAAGAggaaaattctaaaagtttAGATAGATTTTAGAATGTGAATTCTGgtttctttgtgtttttgttgaatctttGTGGATCtcgcatcggttggagaagggaaggAAGCATTACTTATAAGCGTGTATAAACCTCTCTATGTCAGACGTGTtttgaaaccttgaggggaacccataagggaaaatccaaagtaTCTGCTCAccgtggacttgggctgtttcaaatggtatcaaagcaagacatcgagcggtgtgccagtgaggacgctgggtccccaagggggtggattgtgagatcccacatcgattggagaggagaacgaaacattccttataagtgtggaaacctctccctattagactggttgggaaagcccaaaaaggacaatatcggttagtggtggatttgagctgttacaaatggtatcaaagtcagacaccgggtggtgtgccagcaaggacttTAGGCCCCAAgtgaggtggattgtgagatcccacgtcggatggagagggaacgaaatattccttataagtgtgtggaaacccctCCTTAATAGACCTGTTTTCAAACCTTGAGGGAGAAGCACagaagtgaaagcccaaaaatgacaatatcggctagtggtagacttgggctattacaaatggtatcaaaaccttgagggagaAGCACagaagtgaaagcccaaaaatgacaatatcggctagtggtagacttgggctattacaaatggtatcaaaaccttgagggagaAGCACagaagtgaaagcccaaaaatgacaatatcggctagtggtagacttgggctattacaaatggtatcaaaaccttgagggagaAGCACagaagtgaaagcccaaaaatgacaatatcggctagtggtagacttgggctattacaaatggtatcaaagtcagacactgggcagtgtgccagtgaggacttTAAACCACcccaagggggatggattgtgagatcccacgtcggaaacattccttataatggtgtggcCCCTAtgaatttgtaatttgtttCAAGAAAGGTTTGAGGAGCTAGAAATCTTGTATGTTGTAACCAAATATAGGCTCGACTTTACAACTCCGAACTATACATATCGACCTCGTAAATCAAACACTTGTGACCATAATGCTTGATGCAGAATGTCTGTGGAGAAAAATCCCGGAAATCGGATGCTCGGGCGTCGGAAAATAATCGAAGGAAATCTAGTAAGTTACTGATAAATAAGTTGCTTTGGAATTGAACTGAAGAGGGGTAAAACTTTATGGTGGATTATGTGCATCTGCAGGCTAAAGCTGGTGAGTATGAGTGGCTAACTTACCAACAAGTCTATGAATTGGTGTTGAAAATTGGAAACGCAATGCGCAGCCTGGGTTATGGACCAGTAAGTTCTTGAagatttttgtgtttgtaGAATGCTCTGAGAGTAAATTTGTGGCATGTTTTACTGAGTTTGTAGGGTGAAAAATGTGGAATTTACGGTGCCAATTGTCCTGAGTGGATCATTAGCATGGAGGTATGATTAATGCATTATATCCTTCCTTAGTTCATTCTTAGTTGTATAAATTAATGTAAGATTCTCTTTGGTGTCTTTTTTTGCTTGCAGGCTTGCAATGCTCATGGGCTATATTGTGTTCCTTTATATGATACTTTAGGTATATGTCATTTTATATTGAAAACACACCTTTTAGTCCTTGATGGTTAGGTGCAAGTTTTCGTACGAATTTGTGTTCTTGTTAAACGATTCGTAGAAAAGTAATAAGGGTTAAGTCaatatttgtgagatcccatatcaactggagaggggaacgatgCATTCctcgtaagggtgtggaaacctctccctagtggacgcgttttaaaaccttgaggggaagctcggaagggaaagtccaaagaggacaatatttgttaacagtggacttgggttgttataaatggtattagagccagacaccgggtggtgtgccaacgagaacgctggccctcaagggggtggattgtgaaatcctaNCCTAGCGTCcctgctggcactcgttcccctctccaatcgatgtgggatctcacaatctacccccttcgggctagcgtcctcgttagTACTCCTNcatcggttggagaggggaacgaagaattccttataagggtgtagaaaacTCTCTCTAGtggacatgttttaaaaccttgagaggaagccccaAGATgacggtggacttgagctgttataaatggtatcagagccagacatcaggtggtgtgctagcgaggatgttgaCCCCTANGCGTCCTCGTTAGTACtccttcctctctctaatcgatgtgggatctcacaatccacccccttcgtggctcagtgtcctcactggcacagtGCACNtggacgcattttaaaaccttgagggaaagcccggaagggaaattccaaagaggacaatatctgctagaggtggacttggtctgttacaaatggtgatatcagagcccgacaccgggtggtgtgccaaagaggacgttgggccctcaaggggggtggattgtgagatcccacatcggttggagaggggaacgaagcatccctcgtaagggtgtggaaacctctctctagtggacgcgttttaaaaccttgaggggaagcccagaagggaaattccaaagaagacaatatttgctagcggtagacgTGGATTGTTACAATATTTATGCAATATTTGGGGACTAAAATAAAACGTTCAAAAGTTTAGAGATCGAAATAGAATAAGTAAGAAAACGGATCGAAAAACGATGGACGACCCTTCTTAGCCATGTCTCTCAAGTTTTTCAGGTTTGAACATTTTGTAACATGTTTCAGGTGCTGGTGCCATAGAATTCATAATATGCCATGCAGAGACTTCCATTGCTTTTgtagaagagaagaagatccCAGAGGTTCATAGCCATTTCTTTGCACCTAATTAAGAGCCATCTAGTTTCAAGTAAACTGTTTATGATATTAACTTTTAACTCTCTCTTATTCAGCTGTTGAAAACACTTCCCAACACAGCAAATGTTCTTAAAAGTAAGCCCTTGCTCGTTTCTCATACACCACCCAAAATGGCCTGTCTCTAACAGGATTTTAATTTCGCTATGCAGCACTTGTGAGCTTTGGGAAAGTTTCAAATAATCACAAGGAAGAAGTTAACAAATTTGGTTTGGAAATATATTCTTGGGAAGAGTTTCTGCAAAAGGTAAGTTATATTGCTCTCAGTTTTTGGCAGTCTATGGACTAGTAAGGACTCGACTCGTGTCTCGTGTTTGGATtgtgattaaaaaataatagtgtaacagctcaagcccaccgctagtcgatattgtcctttttgggcttttcctttcggacttctctttaagatttttaaaacgtgtatgctagagagaggttttcatactcttataaagaatgcttcgttcttctctccaactgatatgagatctcacaatccaacccccttcagggcctagcgtccctgctggcactcgttcccctctccaatcgatgtgggatctcacaatctacccccttcgggctagcgtcctcgttagTACtccttcctctctctaatcgatgtgggatctcacaatccacccccttcgtggctcagtgtcctcactggcacagtgcacagtgtctggctctgataccatttgtaacagcccaagcccaccgctagcagatattgtcctccttgggtTTCCCtcaggtttttaaaatgcgtctgctaggaaaagatttccacacccttataaaaaatgcttggttctccttcccaacctatgtgggatctcaccatccaccctccttcagggcacagtgtcctcgttggcactcgttcccctctccaatcaatgtcattcccctctccaatcgatgtgggatctcacaaatagtTTATTTACATCAGTGTTTGATTtgtgagtataatttttagaattaactttgagtataatttcttgttttgaagAACAATTTAGATCATTTAAGACTACTTTTACTGTCATCTATGAACAAAAGTGAGTATCATACATTTTTCTTCACTgagaatgttgttttttttttaccactgGAAACAGGGAGATAGCCAACAATATGATCTTCCAGTGAAAGGGAAAGGTGATATTTGCACTATCATGTATACCAGTGGAACAACTGGTGATCCCAAGGGAGTGCTTTTATCCAATAAAGCCATTATAGCTCTTATAGCTGGTGTCAAACATTTGCTTGCAACTGTTAAGGAAGAGGTGATCTCTGTTCTTCCCATTCCCtaacataactcaattttcAAGCTTGTTGATTCACGAGATGCATATATGTTCGTTGTTCTTGTTATAGGTTCAAGAAAACGACGTTTACATATCATATCTTCCACTCGCGCATATCTTCGACCGGGTGATCGAGGAGGTGTTCATTTTGAATGGTGCCTCCATTGGATTCTGGCGTGGGGTGAGAAATCATATCTTGATCTTTCCCTTTATATggcaaagaaattgaagaacttATATCATGTTCATGAGTTTTGTAGGATGTCAAATTGTTAGTTGAAGACATTGGAGAGTTGAAACCAACTATTTTCTGTGCAGTTCCTCGTGTTCTTGAAAGAATTTATGGTGGTGAGCATATGATATGTTGCTTTTGGGTTTGATACTCATTTATCATGCTAGATGTGTTGAATGCAAACCGTTTTAATGTCGTTTCGTCCTCGTTCGATATTAATAGTCTTTGTTC
This window encodes:
- the LOC111808306 gene encoding long chain acyl-CoA synthetase 4-like; this encodes MQRKYLVQVEEGKEAAAGRPSVGPVYRSVFAKDGFPPSVQGLETCWDIFRMSVEKNPGNRMLGRRKIIEGNLAKAGEYEWLTYQQVYELVLKIGNAMRSLGYGPGEKCGIYGANCPEWIISMEACNAHGLYCVPLYDTLGAGAIEFIICHAETSIAFVEEKKIPELLKTLPNTANVLKTLVSFGKVSNNHKEEVNKFGLEIYSWEEFLQKGDSQQYDLPVKGKGDICTIMYTSGTTGDPKGVLLSNKAIIALIAGVKHLLATVKEEVQENDVYISYLPLAHIFDRVIEEVFILNGASIGFWRGDVKLLVEDIGELKPTIFCAVPRVLERIYGGLNQKISSGGLLKRSLFNFAYSYKYNQMQKGKKHEQAATLFDKLVFDKVKKGLGGKVRIILSGAAPLAAHIETFFRVVSCAHVLQGYGLTETCGGTFVTLPNELRMLGTVGPPVPNVDICLESVPEMGYDSLASTPRGEVCIKGDTLFAGYYKREDLTTEVLVDGWFHTGDVGEWQPDGSLKIIDRKKNIFKLSQGEYVAVENLELIYGLVSDIEMIWIYGNSFEAFLVAVVNPQRQALEHWAEENGIKGDFNALCEDKRAKDYILGQLSKIAKEKKLKGYEVIKAVHLDPLPFDIERDLLTPSFKKKRPQMLKYYQKEIDDMYKGGNKPVA